From Kaistella polysaccharea:
GGCGGGGACTTTTTATAACAGGTCTTGGTAAATATAACAAATTGAACAACTAGCGAAAATCTTTATGATAGGAACTTCCGACCCGCTAATAGAAATACCTTGTTGTAGGAAGTTTCTTAATCCTTTACCTGTAATAAAAGGTCATTTATTTTAGTTTCGTAAAAGTCCAATTTCATTTTTTTAAAATCAATTTCGTTTACATCTAAAATAATCTTTTTTGAAGTTATGATTTTATTATCAATTAATTCCTCGTTAATAAATTTTGCTATTTCTGGTTTTTCATTTTGATCGAAATAAATTGTAGTTTGATAAGAAATCGTTTTAGCAGGAATTTTTTTATTTTTTTTGAAGAAGTGAATTTCTGAGTTTAAAATACGAACTAATTTCCCATCGTGGTTTCTGCTAAATTCGGTTTCAAATCCAATTGAACCAATTATTTTTTTAGACTTATTTTTTATTGTTCCAGAACCTTCAATTAGTTTCGTTGGAAATGATTTTGAGTAAGTATTTATTGTGTCCAAATACTTATAAGATTCAAATCTGTTTTTTAAAGCATTATCTTTATTTTGCGCAAAAGTTTGAAATGATAAGAAAAATAAGATCGGAATTAATGCTTTCATTCTTAATCGGTACTTGTGTGAAATTGCCTACAACGGTTGGGTATTTCTGCAGGCGGGCATAATAACCAACTTTTTCTACTCGAAATATACTAAATTAATAACAAAAATCTCCTTTTAAAACTTCCAACCCGCTTGCAGAAATACCGTGTTGCCCGCAGTGTTTTTTTCAGGAAGTTTATTCTTAAATTCCCGCTGAATTCGTTTCGTAATTTATTTAAAATTGCAAGAATGTAGCTCGATATTTTTCCTTAGAAATTCCAAAATTTAAATCCGCAATATTTCCGTCATTTATTCCGCGCAATTTTCCAATATTTTTTTGCGCCGGTAATTCCAATATTTAGTCCCATTTTTTGTCGTCCGCGGTAAGAAGTTCGCGCTGCTTTTTTTCTAAAATTCCACGCGTTTAACTCCAAGTTTTTTTACGTTTTTATTCTCAGAAATTCTAGCCGTTAAAAAAGAAAAATTTAATTTTGAACGGTACTTTTCACATTGCGGGCAACGGTTGGGTATTTATGCAGGCGGGATAAAAATACGAAAACTATATACTTGCTAAAAACTTAATTAATCGCTAAAATCTTCGATGAAAACTTCAGACCCGCTTGTATAAATACCGTGTTACAAGCTGCGCCTGTTTGCAAGTTTACTGAGAATATATTACAACAATTTATGCACTTTTAACTGTCAGTTTTTTTTCGTCAGAACAGCAATTTTCCATTATTCTTTAATGATGTGTTGAATCTAAAATATTAATCCGTCATGTAATTTAACGCAATAATTTAATTGTACAACAGAGTAGAAGATGTCTGGAAAGTCAGTTTTAATTTTTAGAAAAAAACTTTATTTGATTCCGTCTTCTAATAATATTTTTCTGGGGTTTAAGAGTTAAAAGTGGAAATCAAAATTAAACATAATTCACAAAAAAATTTGATCAGAATCCAGTTTTGCTGAAGTCAAGTTTCAGTAATTCGAGAACTTCGGAATTAGCACAAAATTTTCTATGGCGTTGCTTGTAACGGTTGGGTATTTCTGTTGGCGGGGACTTTTTATTACAAGTCTTTGTAAATATAACAAATTGAACAATTAGCGAAAATCTTGATGATATAAACTTCAGCCCCGCTAATAGAAATACCTTGTTGTAGGCAGTGCTTAATATAGTTTTCCAGGATATTCTTCCGCAATTATTTCCTCGATAGATTTATGATCTTTTATTGAATTTAAATTCTCTAATATTTCTAGAGTTTCACGATATTGCATTGCTTCTGGCAAAACGGTAAATTCAGCTTCAAAGCCAAGTTCAGCAATTTTATTTTCGATTTCGGCTAGACTGACATTAAAAAATTCTTTTCTATAATTCATCATATTTACCTTTCTTTCACTGAAAGCTTTATGAAGTTCAGCTTCTAGCGTTCTTGCTTCATCAGAATATATCATAGCGTGAACATCAAACTGAAATGGTACTGAAGCATCTCCAAGTTCACGTACTCTATCAATAGGTTCCAATCTTCTGGTCATTCCAATTTTGTAAACGTTTTCACCAAAAGATCCGAGGTTTGAAATTATATAAACATGTCCACGTTTAGTTTGTTGAGCCATCGATAAAGCTCTTTCCTTTTTTTCTTGTGCATTTAGAAGTTCCTGTTCAAGAAGAAGAATTTGTGCATGTAATTGTTGTTGTAGTTCTCCAGTTGCTTTCTCAACTTCTTTTCTAGCTTTTTGTAATGCTTTCTGAAATGTTTCTTCTTCCTTCTCTGCCTTTCTTTGAGCTTGCTCAAATTCACGACGCGCCTTTTCTTCTTCGCGTAATTCTTCTTGAATTGCACGCATTGCTTCTTTCTCGTCTTGGCGTTTTACTTGAAACTCATATTCTAAGATTATTTCTTGTAATTTAAGTTCTAAATATTCGTTCGAGAGATAAACAGTAGAGCTTTCACCAAGTTTGTTTAACGTTTCATACGATTTTTTAATCCTTTCTTTAATCTGATTGATGTTATTCCATTTAACTTTTGATATTAAAGCATTGCACTCACCATTGAAAGCACGAAGAATTAGTTTAGTGAATTTTTTTGTCGAAGCTCGCCCTTTTGCCTCACTGCCATCAATGGTCCATCTCGTATTACAAATTGCAGCTGTATCGAGTTGAATCATGCTTTTTTGTTGTTCGATAATGCTTTTTTGTTCAGCACGGTACTCTTCAGATTTTTCAAAATCGTAAATAGGTTCATAAATTCCAAATTCAATTAAATCTATTTTCGATTCAAATAAGCTCACATCTTTTCTCAGTCGCGTATAAGTTTCCAAGGAAGCTTGGTAAGTAATATCTAATTTTTCAAAATCACTCTGCAGCTTTTGAAGTACTTCTGTTTTATTCTCAATTGTTGTATTTAGTTCCTTGGTCTTTTCAAATATTAAAGATTGTATTTCAATTTCTTTGTTGACGATTTCTTGTTCAATATTCGAAATTGGTTTGTACTTTTCTAGTTGCGTTTTTAACAGTTTAATTTCATTTAGTTCTTTTCTCTTCAAAAAGTCAAATAATCCCATATTTCATGTTTTTATCTCTATGTTTTTGTATGCGTGATCTTGGTTGCATTGCCTACAACGGTTGGGTATTTATGCAGGCGGGATAAAAATACGAAAACTTTATACTTGCTAAAAACTTAATTAATCGCTAAAATCTTCGATGAAAACTTCATACCCGCTTGTATAAATACCTTGTTATCGGCAGTTTATTGTAATCGAAATTTACCGGTATTCATAGACTCGTAAAGTGACGTTATCAAGTTTCCCATCAATAGTTTCAATTTTTTGAATCCAATTGCAATAGTTATCATAAACATATTCATAGCGATTGAATCTATTTCCAGTTTTTGAAGTACATTTCTTTTCTATCATGTTGTTGTTTGCATCAAATTTGTATTCACATTTGAAATTTCCAATAGGTCCATCATAGTGATAGCCAATTTGATTATTGTTAGAATTATACTTTTTAATCTCAGTACTTTTCACCTTTTTATTTTGTGAATTTAAACCTATTCGTTCTATTTCATTTCCTCTACCATCATACTTTAGAGAAATTATATCATTAACTAATTTTCCATCTGCATCATATTGATATTCTATGATCGCTTCTTTCTCTCTTTTTCTAATTACTTTTGACTTTAAATCATTTCTTTCATATTTGATGACTTCAATTTTCTTTCCAGTAGAATCAAAAACGTTTATTTCTTTTCTAAGTAGAGTAGAAATTGTATCTTTTATTTTATATGTTATTTCCTCAATATTTTTTCCATTGCTGTCAAATTTGTAAACGTTTTTTATCAAAATATCCTCAATTTGTGTGTTCGGTTCATATAAATATTGAGCCATTACTTCCTGAACATTTCCATTAATATCAAAAAAGAAGGTTTCGTGAACGTGATTCCGTCTTAAGTCAGTTTTATAAATAAGTTTATCCGAATTTGATACTACTTCATGAACTGTTGATTTATATGATCTGACTTTTCCTTTTAAGTTATCATTTGCTAAAGTATTACCTTCATTTAAATTATTTTCGCAATTAATTCGCTCTTTTTCAGAGTTTGATATTTGTCCAAACATAAATGTTATTTGACAAACCATTAAAATAGGTAGTAAATATTTTTTTTTCATTCTTAATTCTTTCTATCGAAGTGGTGAGTAAATTGCAGATAACGGTTGGGTATTTCTGCAGGCGGGATAAAAATACGAAAATTACATACTTGCTATAAATTTGACAAATAGCGAAAATCTCCAACTGAAAAACGTCCTACCCGCTTGTATAAATACCTTGTTGCGCGATGTTTTTATTTGCAGTTTTTTGTTTTTCGATCCTCAGATATTTTCTTTAAAAAACGGATTTATAATCTTCCACAAAGTTTTAATAAAATAGCGCGCAACGGTTGGGTATTTCTGTTGGCGGGGACTTTTTATAACAAGTCTTGGTAAATATAACAAATTGAACAATTAGCGACAATATTCATGATAGGAACTTCCGCCCCGCTAATAGAAATACCATGTTGTGCGAAGTATTTTATTTCCAAACTTCAAAAATATTCGAGTCATTCAGTTTGAATAATTTATTCGAAACAATATGATCTCCTGTTTCATTTATTTCTTTTACTCTATTTTTTAGTTCTTTAATGTCAGATATAGAACTGCTTCCCGTTACAAAAAGTAAATCTCGTGCTGGAATTGCTATGATTATTTCCCCATTAACCGGAAAATTATTATGATTCCAAATGTCTAATAATATTAAACTTGATTCATAATTTCCGCCCGCGATTAACATGAAAATTTCTTCGTTGCCATTTCGTTCAATATTCTCAATTATAGAATTCAAATTATCGATTGCTAAATTTTTAAGTTGATTAAATTCCAAGTTTAAAGACTTTAAATCGTCTTTTTGTAAATAAGAAATATTGCTTTCAAGGTCTTCGGCGTAGAAAATATACAAATCCGAATTATACTTTTCATAAACGTGGTCCTGAAAATTTTCAGTTAGATTAGATAATTCTATTACAAAGCGGTAGTCTTTAATTATTGGAATAATCCTAGACAATTCTATTGATTCTTTTTTTGAATACAAAGTTTTAGAAGCGTTTATGTATCGTTCTATTATTTCATCAAGTTCTTCTGGATTAAAACAATACTCAGAATAACTGTTATTTAAGTAGTGAGAAAATTGTTCACCTTTTCTGTCCTCTGTTTTAATTTCTAAATTATCAATGCTGAGTAATGAAATCTCCTTTACTTTCTCGCATAGTTTTTCATAGAAAAGATTTGAAAACTGAATTTCTGTTAGAAGTTTATTCTTTAATTTTTCCATGAATTTATAACATACTTTGTGAAATATTGCGCACAACGTTTGGGTATTTCTGTTGGCGGGGACTTTTTATAACAAGTCTTTGTAAATATAACAAATTGAACAACTAGCGAAAATCTTGATGATAGGAACTTCCGACCCGCTAATAGAAATACCTTGTTGGCGGCAGTTTTTTTATTCAGTGCCGAATAATTTTCCATTAAAAGTATGAGTACAGCAGTTACAAAATGTGTTCATATCTTTTGCTTTTAGATTTGGATTCGAGATTTGTAAAATTCCGCTTTTGTCAACATATAAACCAGAAAAATAAGAGGATTCTCCAGTTCTTACAAAATCTTCTTTTTCATCTTCTCTTAAAGCGACCATCCCAAATATTGCATCAGAACTATTTAATCTAGATTTTGCTTCACTAAAAACAGTGTCCCAATCCGATCCAACTTTTGACAACAGAAATCTATAAAGTGGTGTGTAATCTAAACCTCTTTCTTTTCGACCAAACATTTTTCCTTTCGTTTGTTCTAATGTTTCCTTTTTACTGTTTCTTGTACGTTTAAAATCTCCACCAAAATTATGATGAACATTATATGTTTTAGTATTTACTTTTCTAAATAATTTAGATTTTTCTTTGTTCATTTTTTACTTTTAAAAAAAAACTGAATATCATTTTTTTTTCGCGGAATATCTTTGATTGCAGTCGGTTTAAAATTGTCGCCAACGGTTGGGTATTTCTGTTGGCGGGGACTTTTTATAAGAAGTCTTTGTAAATATAACGAATTGAACAATTAGCGAAAATCTTCATGATATAAACTTCCCACCCGCTAATAGAAATACCTTGTTAGCGGTTCGGCATATTTTCTTGATTTTCTATTAATTTTTTTGTCAAAAGGTTTTCCAAGTCATTAAAGTTACATTTTAAAGTGTTGGAAGTTATAGATAATGGTGTTCCATATATTTTATTATTTCCCTGTAAAAGTTTTTTCTTAAAGCCATTTACTCTTTCAACATAATAGTCAGGATTTGATATATAAATTAATAAAAATTTTGTCGAAGCAACTTTTTCTGTTTTTATTTCGATGATATCATTCCATTTTATAAGTCCAACACTTGAAGCATTTGAATTATCCAAAATTCCGTCATCATCAACTGTTAATCCAATTTTTCTCTCTAATAATTTTTTAATTCCGTAAATGCCTGTTGCAGAGAAAAAAATAATAGCCGCGATACCTGCGATTCTTATTATTTCCAGACTTCTGAAAAACAATGATATAAACATTTCAGGTTTAGTAGAGAATAAAATTCCGCATACTACAAATAAAATAGACGCAAAAGTTCCAAGAAATAATTTCGTTT
This genomic window contains:
- a CDS encoding DUF4041 domain-containing protein codes for the protein MGLFDFLKRKELNEIKLLKTQLEKYKPISNIEQEIVNKEIEIQSLIFEKTKELNTTIENKTEVLQKLQSDFEKLDITYQASLETYTRLRKDVSLFESKIDLIEFGIYEPIYDFEKSEEYRAEQKSIIEQQKSMIQLDTAAICNTRWTIDGSEAKGRASTKKFTKLILRAFNGECNALISKVKWNNINQIKERIKKSYETLNKLGESSTVYLSNEYLELKLQEIILEYEFQVKRQDEKEAMRAIQEELREEEKARREFEQAQRKAEKEEETFQKALQKARKEVEKATGELQQQLHAQILLLEQELLNAQEKKERALSMAQQTKRGHVYIISNLGSFGENVYKIGMTRRLEPIDRVRELGDASVPFQFDVHAMIYSDEARTLEAELHKAFSERKVNMMNYRKEFFNVSLAEIENKIAELGFEAEFTVLPEAMQYRETLEILENLNSIKDHKSIEEIIAEEYPGKLY
- a CDS encoding DUF1444 family protein, giving the protein MEKLKNKLLTEIQFSNLFYEKLCEKVKEISLLSIDNLEIKTEDRKGEQFSHYLNNSYSEYCFNPEELDEIIERYINASKTLYSKKESIELSRIIPIIKDYRFVIELSNLTENFQDHVYEKYNSDLYIFYAEDLESNISYLQKDDLKSLNLEFNQLKNLAIDNLNSIIENIERNGNEEIFMLIAGGNYESSLILLDIWNHNNFPVNGEIIIAIPARDLLFVTGSSSISDIKELKNRVKEINETGDHIVSNKLFKLNDSNIFEVWK
- a CDS encoding STM3941 family protein, coding for MNKIEIPLSKTKLFLGTFASILFVVCGILFSTKPEMFISLFFRSLEIIRIAGIAAIIFFSATGIYGIKKLLERKIGLTVDDDGILDNSNASSVGLIKWNDIIEIKTEKVASTKFLLIYISNPDYYVERVNGFKKKLLQGNNKIYGTPLSITSNTLKCNFNDLENLLTKKLIENQENMPNR